A segment of the Eptesicus fuscus isolate TK198812 chromosome 9, DD_ASM_mEF_20220401, whole genome shotgun sequence genome:
CCCTTCATGTAAACAAAATCccttgatgctttttattttattttttaagcctcTAATACAACAGTGATTTGCTTCAAGTCTATATAAAGGTCGCGGGGTCAGACACTGTCTGTCCTGGTCTGCACTTTGTGAATATAATAAACAGTTCTGTcttccccaaccccccaacccccgccgcAGCCTCTCTCAGAGGAAACcttttaatatttcctatttgAAACTCTTCCAATGGCTTCTTCCATAACTgtaaataacatatttattatttcctgatTTATAACTGAGACTGTTTTCCTACCATGAAAGATGAGGGTTTAATTTAATTTCTCTACATCTCATGCCCCCCTCTTCTTTCCAAAGTTTGTAATGTCTCATTTTTAGTTCTTTCATTGGGTTATCTTTATAATTGCACACTTTAACGGAGgccattatttcttttcataaatGTGAGATAATTACCCTTGCTTCCTCACTAAATTAGATGAGGGTATTAGTATTTCTACCATAATCTCCTCTTAATCCTTTTTCCCATCTGCTTTCCAAAATTTGCTAATTCTacctttattttaatatcttcaaATTTATCACATATGCAGTCtattttataatcattatttagatttttcttttgtccaTAGTTTGACTTTGGACGTTGGAAAGAAGTAAACCATTGGTTGGACTTTGTAAAATGTTTGTGTCTgcagagcccctggggcacagagTGCCCTTCCTCCTCTGAGGGATCAGCATCCAGCTCCTGTTCTACTAGAAATGAACGTGCCCAATAGGAAGGTCAAAGTTCAAATGGCTCCTTTGTTCTTACACTCTATCAATTCTTACCCACGATTCCACAATCATGCTTAATATTTGGACTGTAATTTCCTTGTGcagtttatattaaaattttatttttggagtttctatggtttttatcttttctttttcatagagCATATCTATTTTCTGTAGACTGAAATTTACCTTACCATCAGTTGCATGCAATCAGTTTTTCCCTTTCCCAATCTAAATTTTATTGCTTTGTTCTTGTTGGTTGTTCTTTCTGGAAGCTTGCTAGATCCTTTTTATCTTTTGTGTTCTCAAATTTCATAAcaatgtttcaatttttttatttggattttaaaaatttgttattaaatttattggggtgacattggttcataaaattatatacgTTTCAAGTgcacagttctataatacatcatctgtatattgtcaaaaatgacttttttaaacCATTCACATTGCAGAATATTCAGCAGGCACTTCCAATATTAAGATTTCTATATTCTACAGCCTGGataaattttcttctattattttattaataatttcttcttcactttttcctgttatctttttctctttgactGACTCTctgtcttttatcttttttttgcttcataattttatttttatgggagGTATTTTACTTTTGGGAAAATACCTTCAACTTACTCTCTTATGAAtgtgttgtttttaaactatTTGATATTCCTTTTCATAGTATTctatttttatctaatttatgcaatttttttcttgaagactAGACTTTTTTAGAGTTGTCCTATGGTTTCTGAAATACTTATATTTCCCAAGGAGTCTATTGTTTTCTATATATATCCTCTTTCAAGATGCTGGTTTTCCTCAGATGTCATGGTTCTGGTATACGTTCCTATTTAAGAATGAAGGATCAGGTGTTTATCCAGGGCTGCTGGAGACAATGGACTCTGCTCTTCACTAGGCAGGCATAGCTCGTCCATCAGCCTCCCCCAGGAATGAGAGGTAAGACTGGTAGCTCTGTCAGCAAGCAGGGCTCATTGGCTGGGGGATGTTGCGTTTAGATGGAATATGGCAAGATAGCCATTAGACTGGATTCCCCCAAGCCCCAATATTAGCTGGAGGAGAAGTTCTGCTCTGGGGTACTCATAGCCATATTCTCAGTCTCAGTCCAAATTCTCAGTCtcagtccacacacacacatccattaaatataaaatcttttaGTCTCCCTATTAAACAtctcttttgttttctgtagTGCTAGCACAATGTCTAGctctaggttaaaaaaaaatgcaataattgttttaaatgacCCTGTAATAGTAGCCCATAGCTTTTATGTATTTGCTCTTGAGGGTTCACCACTCATTAAGTCATGCTCCCTGTACGCAAGCAACTAATAGTCTAGCTTCTAATGGAAGAAACAGATGTGTAAACAAATCACTGTAATAAAGGGAGATAAGTGCGACAGAATGTGTTTGTACAAAGTGCTGGCACTTGAGGAAGAGACATTAAGTCTGACCTGGGAGATGGAgcgggagtgagagagaaagatacacagagaaggtgacatttCCAGAGGCAGAACTGATACTGAACGAAAGTGCAGCTGCAAGCCTGTAAGCCAGGCTGCTCAGATTTGAATCCCGACTCCGTTGTCGCTTACTGCTTCTCCGTAGACCTGTTATCTCTGCCTATTTCTGCCTGTGTCAAATGGGCAAATGATAATAGCCCAACTTCCTAGGGTTTTTGTGAGGGGTAAATGAATTACTATACATAAAATGCTTCAATGGTGCCTTCCATTCAATACATATTAGGTCATCATTATTGCTATGACTGTATTTCTTGGTGTGGCCTTGAATGAGAGGTTCAGTAGCCAGAGAAGGGGCCCATGGTTATTGCTGGGAAAGTTAGCTTTGTGAGTGGAGGCACGGTGGCAAGAAAATGCAGGCACATTTAGGGGAGAGAGTGGCTGAGTATCACTAGGATGCAGGTTCCAGCACATGTGCCAGAATAAAACTGGGAAGGGATGGGACAGGTCACAGGAGGCCAAGGAAGTGCACGGAGGAGCTACTTTCACATCTGTCATCAGTTTTCTGGCTTGTGGTCCCATGTGCTTATGCATCATGTAAGTAAGACAATTAACAAAGTTAGGGAATCTATAAcctatataaattaaaaaacttcTAGGGACCCCATTCAATGGGTGGCATGGACAATTAGGAACGTTGAGAACATATAGGACCATCTCCCTGAAGATGACAGTCAGGAGATGTCaggattaaaaataatggaattaaaaaaattcatagcttggggtgggtggtggattAAGTGGTCCTTTGTAAAAGGGGTTAGACTTTGTAAAAGGGGTTAGACTTTGTGAAAGGGGTTAGACTTTGAATTCTAGAACTTGGTCCAATGTGCAGAAGAGTTGGAAAGGTTGGTTTTGCAAAGACATGAGAGTAAGCTTCCTAGCCATATAGAGCCATCATAAGATGTGGCGGCTTGCCCTCTGAGGCAGTAGGGTCCAGCCACTGAGGTGCCCAAGTGGATAGAAGTTGCTGGATCAGTGCTGACatgaggtgggcggggccttcTGCCTGGGGTGGGCCCACATAACGTTTCTACCAACTCCACGTGCCTCTGCTTATATATCTACTGGCCAGATCTCCTTTCTATTTCAGCAccttctctcccacctctgtccccatcCATAGGTACATAGTTACACTTTCCTCCAGAAGTTTCAGTACAGACGGGAAGGCTTGGCTCAGTGCAAGCAAACAGGCTGAGGTCAATGCTCTAAGAGCATCTGGTATGTCATACCATTAAGCTGTCCCCAACCAAGGCTGAAAATCACTTTAAAAGCATTTGGTCTGCTACTCCCTGCCCTCAGATTGCCCAGGGCCTGTACTTTTTTCAAAGATCAAGTTATGTTTCCTATACCAATCAGCCTCTTCTGCTTCTCCTACGAGATCTCTCAATCCCTCCTCCTTACAAGTCCCCACTCTCTCTAAGCCCGGGCAGGACAGGAAGGACAGGCTAGGTTGAGCTACTCTTTCAGACCCAGCTCCTACTGTATCCATCTCGATTCCTTTTAGGCCTTTGAGGAATAGACTTCTTTTTAGTGGCTGCCAGCATGCCTGTACCTAAAAGCTCCCATGCCCTACAGctattatttctcattttgaaggcttttaaaagtcatcttgccctggctggatagctcagtcggttagagcatcatcctgatatgccaaggttgcaggtttgatcccaggtcagggcacatacaagaatcaaccaatggatgcataaataactggaacaataagtccatttctctctctctctctctcaaatcaatcaataatttttttttaaagtccagtcTCATCCTCAGAGACTCCTTGGTACCCAACACAAAAGCATTCCTGGGAGGCTTCAAATGCTGTTGCCTTGAACAGGTGCTCGGGGGCTTGTAGAAGGcttcaaagaataaaattaaaatggtatTTCCACAGGGAGGTAGAGAACGTGAGGAACTGGAAGGATTTCTCCCAAATCTGGCCAGTGATCCTTGCTGAGAGGCCGATTTGCCCCGTGTTTTACGCTAGACCAGGCAAAATAAACAGTGTGCACAAAAGAGCACTAATTGCTTCATTTATTCCTCCATTTAGCCAGGGAACAGCAGAGCTCATTCAGTCTCAGGATGGAAAATTACATGATGGAGAGAAAATAGCCACACTGAAGGAATGACAATGCAATTCAGGTTCTGCTGgttcacatattttatttatccagtgaaggaagggaaggggggaggtggagaacaCGAAAGGGCACAAATTCTGAGAGAATAAATACCAAGGTCACATCTTCCATTTTCCTCAGTCCATTTAGATCCACATATTTAATAAAAGTCAAAGGGATGAGACAAATATCTTGCTGGAGAATAAAATGTCTTATTGGAGAAAGAAAACCCCTTTCAAGGTTAACATCTACTCAGTGGTTTCTTATTTGAGGATGGCTTACTATTGTCTTTATAAAAATATGGCAGCCTCCTAGAAACTTCTGGGGTTGGATATTGAAGGGTAGATGGATGGAGGCCACTGACTTGGAGGCTTTCCTGGAGTCCAAGTTTCAAAGAACCTCACCTCACCATGGTGAGAAGCACGGGACATCAAAAACATACTTGGAGGAGGCCTGATGACAGATGGCAAAAAAGGAACCTCAGACATCACAGCCCAGGACCCCCATTACACAGATGGGGGAACTGAGGCCTgggaaattaaattatttccctAAGGTCTCACAACTATTTAGCAGTAGGAATTCCCCAAATTTCTTGGTTTCTAATTATGTGCTTTTGGACATTGCGTAAATAGATTCTCCCAACATAAACTTCTTTCTGAAGATTCTAGAGTTGGCAATTTCAGCttaagtgaaaaacaaacaaacaaacaaaaaaacctaaacAGAAAGGATTTGTGAAGATCTCTGACAAATGTATCCAATCTCAAGAACCTCAGGTTAAGATATAGTTAAAAGACTAATAATGTCCGGGTTAAAATCAGGGAACTCAATTTTTCTAGGGACACATATGACCATATCTTACATGTAATGCGATGGGAACAGAAGGCAGCACCACACAGGAGAGATTAGAAAAACGAATATTAGAAATCAAAGGGGGCCACGGTAGTGACTGGTAGGCTGGTCTAAACTGTTCAGGGCTTCCCAATAACACGGAAAATGACACTGAGCCACAATCTATGGGAGGGGAGTTTCAGGGGGCTCCTGGGGGCACACAGAGGCACCCTCTAAGCAGCTGGCGCCTGTGCTCAGGTCGGCACATGGCATCCCCCCGCACCAGGGCCACTGAGCGGGTGAGTGTGAACTCATGCCCTCTGCTGCCCACAGCCTAGGACAGCCACGGGGCAAATCAAGGCCAAATCCTTGTCTTCTCAAACGCTGGCCTGCTCCATTGTAGCCATGTGTGTAAATCAGACAGGAGAGGATGGGGGAAAGGGTTCAGGTAgccaagacaggctggacatttTGAACCCTGGACAAAGTGACTGGTATCTTTGTTTCCCCAGGGCCGGGCGCTTTTGTAATGGGTTGGGTGTGGGCCTTGATGTCTGCGATTCGCTCTTTAAACTTCTGCTGCAggaatttttcttctttggagTAGCTTTTCGCAAACACTGACATCAGCAGGCACCCTGCCATGGACGTGCCCCCGATGCAGAAGAGCACGGCTCCCGCCAGCTTGCACACGTCCAGGGCTCCATTAAACTGGACAGCATGTGTGTCGACCACCATGAAATCGGCTTCACCAAAAGCTTCGATCTTGGGGGgcacaagaaaacccactgccaGAACAGTCAGTCCGAGAACCACAAAGATGGTGCCGGAGATGAGTCCGACCTAGAGAAAGACACAATGAAGCGAGACAGGTGAGCACAGAGCCTCAGCTCTCCCGGAGGCGCCCAGGGCGGGCCTGGAGCACCTTTCAGAAACTGCAGTACTGTCTTAATTTTTCCTTTGAGCTTTCGGTGTGCACAATACTTTGTTGTTGACAAAGCCCCCTTTTGCTTACATTGTCTCACTTGGTCTcgaggaagagaaaagcaggccTGATATCCAGGAACCGGCCTGACTCTACCCTGGCCTTGATGCTGTTAGCAGAGGCCCAGAGCTCACAGCGAGGCCATGTTGTCCTCCTGTTGGTACAGTCAGTCTCACAGAACATCAACAGACAAAGCGCTTTCTGCCCCGTGATGAAGTAAGACTACGTCGCAGTTTTCCCTAAGCACAGACCAAAACAAGGTCAAATACCCAAcacctcctctcctctccgccAATATGAATGACTGCTGCATGTAGACCAATTACATCTTTAGTCTCTCCCTACAGATAAGATTCATTAAGAAATTCAATCATAGAATTGCCCCTGACAATCTACGGAGAACTCCTATTCCCTTAGGCCCTCCCCAAATCACCCAACTAAAGCCCACATCCTATATGTCCTTCCTCACACTCCCTTACTGAAATACTCCAGGAGCCCTCACGGTGTCATCTCTCTCACTATGATGCGTAATAAAGTTAACTGTTCAATATATAGGTATGTCCTGGTGATTCTGTGACAGTGACAGTCTGTGTAACTAACTACTTACCTCTTCCCTAAGTCCGTGGGAATGCAACCATAACCATTTAAAGCTGAGGAGATGTAACCTTGCAGAGGGTAGGTCACGGCCCAGGATGAACAGCTAGCAAgctgcagaggcagggctggaagcCACACATCTGACCCCAGGCCAGTGTTCTTTCTCTAACAGGGAGCTATTTGGTTGGGCCTGTGCAGATGCTGAGAAGTGGTAGGAATAGCAGATGGAAATTACACCACATCAGCTCAAGTTCTAATAAAATGTAACATGCTGAAGATGGAAAGTAATACACCATGTGGTGGATTAAACTCAGAGGTTTGGAATTAACAGACACAGACTTGGATTCTAGCACTGCCAACTAGCAATGAATCATATAAGGAATGTTACTTAAACACTCTTATTAatgtcctcacctataaaatgataAATGATAATAGTACCCACCTCCTAGAGTTGTTATGAAGACTAAGAGACATTCATGAAAGGCTTAGTCCTTTGCCTAAGTAATACATTGGAATAAGTAGTTATTGTTTGGAAATGTACctcttttaaaattatgctaCATTGGCAACTGCATTACAATTGCTCAATACTTAGAATAAAGAACAGCtattatagttatttattttttaaacacatttctcATTTCCTCCTGTCTCTAATTGCTTTTAGTTAGAATAACAAAGTAGGAAAAATAACCAAATGCATAACACCATTTAATCTTGAACATTTAAAGTATGTTTACttaacttatttattaattaaatccCATGGTAATACACTAATAAAGAAGTTTTATATAATAGAAGAAAAACGTATTTGCAAACCCATCACCTTAACAAAGGGGCAAAAGGAAAATTAGTATTATTGAGCATTGTGAACC
Coding sequences within it:
- the NRSN1 gene encoding neurensin-1 gives rise to the protein MSSCSNVCGSKQAPAAAEGGYQRYGVRSYLHQFYEDCTTSIWEYEDDFQIQRSPNKWSSVFWKVGLISGTIFVVLGLTVLAVGFLVPPKIEAFGEADFMVVDTHAVQFNGALDVCKLAGAVLFCIGGTSMAGCLLMSVFAKSYSKEEKFLQQKFKERIADIKAHTQPITKAPGPGETKIPVTLSRVQNVQPVLAT